From one Clostridia bacterium genomic stretch:
- a CDS encoding OadG family protein — MNAVLSANQYISSSGIVTVYLLAIVFLVLAFLVVVLSMGHRVMQAVTDSVKNRKKKGKDKEEALPSAPAAPALPQGEDEEEAAAVMAAISVILEREAPQKKAKFVVRKIERVR; from the coding sequence ATGAACGCCGTATTATCAGCAAATCAATATATTTCTTCGAGCGGCATAGTGACCGTGTACCTCTTGGCCATCGTCTTCTTGGTGCTGGCCTTTTTGGTGGTGGTGCTGTCGATGGGGCATAGAGTGATGCAAGCCGTGACGGATAGCGTCAAAAACCGCAAGAAGAAAGGAAAAGACAAAGAAGAAGCGTTGCCGTCGGCGCCCGCCGCGCCCGCTTTGCCCCAAGGCGAGGACGAGGAAGAAGCGGCGGCCGTGATGGCGGCAATCAGCGTGATATTGGAAAGGGAAGCACCGCAAAAGAAAGCCAAATTCGTGGTGCGTAAGATAGAAAGAGTAAGATAG